ATAGCAGATAGGTTACCATCGGCAAGTTTTAAGAACGTAGTATTTGTAACTTCTACCGTATCGTTGCCATCACCGGTATTTAAAGCAGAACTTTGAAAGGTTGTGCGAGCATCGTCAGGGTTGCGGTTAATAGTTATAGTATCGTTGCCTTCTGAAGTATTTATAGTGTTATAGTTAAATATTGTTCCTTCTTCGATATCAACATCATCGTCGCCTTTATCCGTATCAACTACCGCATGCGTTAAAGTAGAATTGTTAATCACCACGTGATCTTTGTCGGCACCGGTATTTATAGCTGTTTTTTCGGTAGCTGTACCATTAAGTTTAGAATCCCTAATTTCTACGTCGTCTTCGCCCGCACCGGTATTTATGCTATTTTCGCCTTCCATTAAAGAGTCACTTTGTATTTGCACCAAATCGTCTTTGCTACCGGTAGTTATCGTAGTCTTTTCGACTTTAGCTTTGTGTATCTGCACATGCTTATGGTCACCGTCACCCATATTTATCTTTACATCGTCAAAATCTGATACTCTATTTGCATAGTTACCGCTATTGCCTAGACCGCTTAGTAGTACAGTATCTCGGCCGTTGCCCGTATTTATCTCGGTTTTAGTCGCAATAGGTTTTGAATAAGGCTGAGTCGGATCCGAAGCATAATCTGCACTATGATGTTCAAACGTAACTATATCATTGCCTTCTCCGGTTTCCATTTTTACAGAATTTAAAGACGATCCATCAAATACTTGAACGATATCACCGCCGTTTCCGGTATTAATATCGGTATATTTTATATTAGAGTCTTTGATAGTTATCATATCAGTATCGTCACCAGTATCTATTCCTATGGTATTATATTCATCTTCACCCTCTACTGTAGAGTTATTTATATTTATTTCGTCTTCACCGGCATTAGTACTTATACTAGAACCTAGTCCCTCAACTTTTGAACCGCTGTTTATATTTATGATATCTTTACCATCTCCAGTGTCTATGTAAGATTCTTTAAATACTGCATTATTAGTTAATGTTATTTCATTGCCGCCATTGCCGTTTACTATACTACCGCTATCCATAGTAGCATCGTTTATAGTTACTTTATTTAGGCCTTCTCCTAATTTCATTTTGACACTGGTTAGCTCAGCTTTATCGCTCACATTTACGATGTCATCTCCAGCTCCAGTGCTAATACTAGATCTCCTACCTTCCAGTGATTTTTTTAGATCGGTCTTAATATTGATCGTACTTTTTGTACCAGCATCTTCCGCTACGATTTCAACGCCCGTAGTAGTAGCTCCTTTTTCAAAATTTATCGTATTTTCTTTGGCTACCACTTCTATTTTAGCATTAGACATAAATGCTCCGTTTTTCACGTTTAGCTCAGAAGTATTACCTTGTTCTCCTTTATCTAAAGGACTAGCAGACTTACCCATATGTATAGTAGCCCATTCAGATCGGGCACCGTGAATGTTAGCTCCAGAATTTACGTTTACAGTGTCATTGCCGCTTCCGCTTCTAATTATGGTACCTTTTTTTAGCTCGGCTCCAGAATTTACGTTTATAATGTCATTGCCGCTTCCACCGTCTATCACACTAACTCTCTCATCGGTTACATCAAACGAAGCGTTTTCAATATTTATTACATCATTATCGGCACCGGTCATTAAGATAGATCCTTTAAAATTAATCTTATCTGCAGCAGTTCCTTTTAAATTTACGATTTCACTTCCAGCGCCCATATTTATTATGGTATTAGTTAAAGTGACACCAGGAGCTATATTTAAGTTGTCCGAACTTGAACCGGTGCTTATATAAGATTGACCGCCTATGTATTCATGAGTAAACGGATCTATTTCATAAGTACCGGTACCTGTTACGTCAGAAGTTATATTGATCTCGTCGCCCTTTACGCTGCTATAAATTTTAGTATCTATATTAACACCATCTGAAGTAATCTTGCTTCCATTATCTCCGCCAAATACGCTAAGATCGCTTGAAGGGTTTACTATTTTGGCCACATCTCCAGTATGATTTGCCGAATTAGCACTACTTGTTAATACCAAGTCTTTAGCATTATCTTGACCAATAGCTAGCTTGCCGTCATTACTTTTAAACCAGCCGTCTTGAAAGGTAAATGTATTTACTCCAGCGTTAGGAACTAGATAATCCCTACCGTCTATCCATCTAACTATACTATAGCCATTCAAAGTAGATCCGGCATTAGACATATCATTTACTAGACTTCGCATATGAAAAACGAATCCGTCGTTTATATTTTCGTTTAGATATGCTGATAAAGGAATTTTTATACTTCCTGCTGGTAAAGCAGGTCCTGTTGCTTCAGCTCCAGTTCCAGCCCCAACAGCACTTCC
This Campylobacter concisus DNA region includes the following protein-coding sequences:
- a CDS encoding beta strand repeat-containing protein produces the protein GSAVGAGTGAEATGPALPAGSIKIPLSAYLNENINDGFVFHMRSLVNDMSNAGSTLNGYSIVRWIDGRDYLVPNAGVNTFTFQDGWFKSNDGKLAIGQDNAKDLVLTSSANSANHTGDVAKIVNPSSDLSVFGGDNGSKITSDGVNIDTKIYSSVKGDEINITSDVTGTGTYEIDPFTHEYIGGQSYISTGSSSDNLNIAPGVTLTNTIINMGAGSEIVNLKGTAADKINFKGSILMTGADNDVINIENASFDVTDERVSVIDGGSGNDIINVNSGAELKKGTIIRSGSGNDTVNVNSGANIHGARSEWATIHMGKSASPLDKGEQGNTSELNVKNGAFMSNAKIEVVAKENTINFEKGATTTGVEIVAEDAGTKSTINIKTDLKKSLEGRRSSISTGAGDDIVNVSDKAELTSVKMKLGEGLNKVTINDATMDSGSIVNGNGGNEITLTNNAVFKESYIDTGDGKDIININSGSKVEGLGSSISTNAGEDEININNSTVEGEDEYNTIGIDTGDDTDMITIKDSNIKYTDINTGNGGDIVQVFDGSSLNSVKMETGEGNDIVTFEHHSADYASDPTQPYSKPIATKTEINTGNGRDTVLLSGLGNSGNYANRVSDFDDVKINMGDGDHKHVQIHKAKVEKTTITTGSKDDLVQIQSDSLMEGENSINTGAGEDDVEIRDSKLNGTATEKTAINTGADKDHVVINNSTLTHAVVDTDKGDDDVDIEEGTIFNYNTINTSEGNDTITINRNPDDARTTFQSSALNTGDGNDTVEVTNTTFLKLADGNLSAIDTGNGNDTITINNGTIFQDFSYIAAGNGVDTITLESGAKFNQANVYADAGDDIINVNGAEFKGENAGNHNAGIHGGAGNDTIFVNSGKFDNAKVEGDAGNDTIHIKAGARFENSSIYGDSIDGLTTGNDTIIVEKGATLINTTIDGGAGFDTLKVADNSIDFSHVKN